A region from the Acidimicrobiales bacterium genome encodes:
- a CDS encoding TetR/AcrR family transcriptional regulator — protein MPRAKQRTPELREKVLQVAVEMLTSDGLAGFTARKVAEGADTSTPAVYELFGDKAGLVREVFFEGFRMLYGRLEHLEHLESSADPRADLAEVMLVLRRFARDNPTLAELMFSRPFADFDPRPADRNAGAAVREFIVARVRRCIDAGIISGDPTDISHVLLAVVQGLALQETAGWLGSSKASIDRRWSLALDAVLRGLSPAGDKITR, from the coding sequence ATGCCCAGAGCGAAGCAGCGGACTCCTGAACTGCGCGAGAAGGTCTTGCAGGTCGCTGTCGAGATGCTTACCAGCGATGGTCTCGCCGGGTTCACGGCCCGCAAGGTTGCCGAAGGGGCCGACACGTCGACTCCAGCGGTATACGAGCTGTTCGGTGACAAGGCCGGACTTGTGCGCGAGGTGTTCTTCGAAGGTTTCCGCATGCTGTACGGGCGCCTTGAGCACCTAGAGCACCTTGAATCATCGGCGGATCCACGGGCCGACCTCGCAGAGGTCATGCTGGTGCTGCGTCGCTTCGCCAGGGACAACCCCACTCTGGCCGAGCTCATGTTCTCCCGGCCCTTCGCCGACTTCGACCCCCGGCCCGCCGACCGGAATGCCGGGGCCGCCGTTCGGGAGTTCATCGTCGCCCGTGTCCGTCGCTGCATCGACGCGGGGATTATCTCGGGCGACCCGACTGATATCTCTCACGTTCTGTTAGCCGTGGTCCAAGGGCTCGCCTTGCAGGAGACGGCTGGTTGGCTTGGTAGCTCCAAAGCTTCGATAGACCGCCGTTGGAGTTTGGCCCTAGACGCAGTCCTTCGCGGGCTATCCCCGGCAGGCGACAAGATCACGCGTTAG